TACCAATATTTTATTGAAGATGAGAATGGTAATGTTTATAAAAAATTAGATCCATATTCTAAAAAAATTTGTTTAAATGAAGAAGTATCGGTAATTGAAAATTTTTCTTATAAATATAAGTATAAAAAAGTTCCTACTAAGCCAAAAAATATATACCAAGTTCATCTAGGCTCGATTTTTAGAGGAAAAGATGATAAGAAAAAAGTATATGAAGACTTAGTAGGTCATATAAAAAATAATAATTTTTCCCATGTTCAAATTATGCCAATAAGTGAATATAAAAACTATAAACAAATGGGATTTTCTTCGATTGATCTATTTGCCTTTTCTGAAAGATATGGAAATCTTGATGATTTTAAATATTTTGTAGATTTACTTCACAAAGAAAAAATAGGAGTTATAGTAGAGTTAGATATTGCTGAATTTGACCCAGATTTTCTATACTTAGATAGGTTTGACGGAACTAACCTATATAATTATGACTATGATAATATTAAATATAACTATTATGGGTCTATGAATTTTGACCCTGATAAAAACTTAGTTAAGTCTTACTTATTATCGCTAGTTAATTATTATCAAAAAGAATTAAGGATTGATGGCTTATATTTCCCAGCTGCCGAAAATATGGTTTATTGGCAGGGAGATAGGAATAGGGGAGTCAACGAATTTTGGCTTGAACTAATTAGGGAAATCAATGCTTTGATTAAGACTAACAAGGGATATTCAATAGCTGGCTATAATGGAGTTTACGAAGAATTTAACTTAGGTTTTGATTTAATCTTTGATAGTGAGTTTAGAAAAATAGTTGAAGTTTTCCAAAAAATTCCAATGGAAAGAGCTGGATATCAGTCATATATTAGAAATTTAATACAAAATGGATCTTCTACTAAGGTATTTGGTTTTTCATATGTGGACAGTTTCTTAAATGAAGCGAATCTTGCTATGAAAATGTACTCAGAAGATAAGAAAATTGACCAACTCAAGACCCTATTCACATTTTTAATGACATTAAAATCTTCAAAGTTAATCTTCATGGGAGATGAGCTTGCAGATATGAGAACATTTTCTATTTATGATGAATTTAATGCGGGAGAAATAGTAAATAAAAACTTCAATGAATATTATAAAGACTTAGCAAGGATTTTCTTGTCTACAAAGCCTTTAAATGAAGATGATTCTGAAATTAAGATTTTTGATGTCGATGGATATAGCATTTATGCCTATGAAAGATCTTTTGAAAATGAAAGTTATCTAATAATTGTAAACTTCACAGATATTGGGTACGAAATTACAAGCTCTTATAAGCTTAATGAAATAATAAATTCTAACGATTTAAAATACGAAGGAAGCGGTAATATTAATGGAAAGCTAAATAAGGGTGAAGAAATAAGAATCGAAGCCTTTGGGTCAGCAATCTTTAAAATTGAAAAATAAACGTAAAAATAACAAGGATATAAGTCCTTGTTATTTTTCTATTAAATCATATTCTTTTTCAATATTGTGGGCCACTTGTGTGAATCTTTCTAAGACAACTTTCCTAGGTATGATTCCTAAAAAATATCCGTTTTTTAAAGCCACACAAACAAAGTTATTGTCAATTAATAAAGAGATTACATCTTCAAGCTCGTAATTATCAAAAAGAATAGGTACTACTTGGTTCATGGCTTCTTTTACCTTATGAGCCGCAAGTTTATCTTCGTTAAAAAGAGACAGGTCGTCAAAACTTCTTACTATTAAGGGGATAGAAATAAGACCTCTAATGCAATTATTATCATCAACTACAGGTATAATTTGATATCCAGAACTAGATAAGACCAAGCTTGCGTGAAGTAAAGAGTCATTCTCATTAACTACGGCAACCTGGCTAGATGGTACCATTAGGTTAGCGGTTGGTTTATTAAAAAGTTTGGTAAATTTTTCTCCAATCAATTTTAGCTCCTATAATTTTATCTAATTCTATTATAACATAAAACTAATTTTGAGCATAAAAAAACTCCAAGATTAACTTGGAGTCATATGTAAGCACACCCAATATCGAACAATTAGCATAATATAGGGGCTAGAATCCCTAGCTCATGGTAGGTTGCCTTACGGCACACATAAGTGTCTGCTTAATGCTGCTAGGTTCCCCTCCTGACATGGTTCACAGTCTTATGTTGCGTAAGATCTACCAATCAACACTAGTTATTTTAGTCTTTTATTTCGCTAAGAGCCCTCCATTGGGACTTAAACCCTGCTATAGCGGATTGCAGGTTACAAGGCACCGCTAGTTCCCTGTCTAGTGCGTGGCGGAGAGCATGGGATTTGAACCCATGATACATGAAAACTGTATACACGATTTCCAATCGTGCTCCTTCAACCGCTCGGACAGCTCTCCATGCTACAATAACTTACTATACCTTTATTTGATATCATTGCAAAATAAAAAAATCAAAATATATCTTAAAATGTGGTATAATTAGTAGGTAGAAAGGAAGGCTATGGCAAAAGCTTTATATAGACAATACCGACCAAAGGTTTTTGATCAAGTTTTTGGTCAAGATAAGGTCGTTAATGTATTAAAAAATCAAATAAAAAATAAGAATTTTTCTCACGCTTATCTATTTGCTGGAGAGAGAGGTTGTGGTAAAACTTCAGCAGCTAAGATTTTCGCCAAGGCAATTAACTGTCTTAATCCACAAGATGGTTCACCCTGTCTAGAATGCGAAAATTGTAGGGCAATAGAAGAAGAAACTAGTCTTGATGTAGTGGAAATGGATGCAGCTAGTAATAGACGTATAGACGATATTAGAAATCTTAGGGATAATGTGATATATCCTCCAGCAAACCTAAAATACAAGGTCTACATAATAGACGAGGCTCATATGATTACCAGGGAAGCCTTTAATGCTCTATTAAAAATCATGGAAGAGCCACCAAAACATTTGGTATTTATACTTGCTACTACAGAAATTGACAAAATTCCTAAAACAATTCTATCAAGGGTTCAAAAATTTGAATTTTACAAAATTGACTCATCTAAAATCAGAGAACAGATAAATATAATCCTTAATGACCAAAATGTAAAAATGGAAAACGAGGCAATTGACCTTATTATAAGAAAGGCTAAGGGGGCTATGAGAGATGCTTTAAGCATCTTAGATCAAGTCTTATCCTTTGATAAGGAAGAATATTTCCTAAAGGATGTTGAGTTTATCCTAGGTTCAGTCGATTTTGAGAAAATCAACAAACTTGTAACCAGCATAATTGCAAAAGATCAAAGAGAAAGTTTAAAAGACCTAGTAGCAATAAGAGATGATGGCAAGTCAAACTTAGATATCGTCGATTCACTTATCAATTTTTATAGGGACCTAATGGTTTTAAAGGTAAGTGGGGATGATACAAGTTTTGAAAATAAGGAAAGACTTGATTTGCTTAAAGAAAAAATAGAAGATATTAGTCTTGAAAGAATTATTACAAGTCTTGATGTATTAAATGATTACTTTATAAAAATAAATTCCTCATCTAATACTGATATTTTAAGCGAAGTCTTGGTCCTAAGGCTAATTGATACTGTAGATATGAATAGCCTAATATCTAGGGTTGAAAAACTTGAAAGATTAGGTCAGTCTGATATAGTTGATATTATTAATAGGATAATTGATAATAGGTTGGATAATTTTACACCAATTTTGAATTCTCAAAAACAATTACCTATAAAAAAAGAAATAGAAATTGAAAATTCTATCGAAGATAATTCTGAAGAATTTATTCCAAATGAAGAGTTGGATCAACCTATTGTAGATGAAATTATAGATAATAAGGATAATATTCCTGAGCCTACTATACTTGATCCAAAAACAGTTCACTCTATAAGGGATATGGTGGTTTCAACTTCTGGAACCATGTTAAATACACTTTTTAAGGATGAAGGATTTAACTATAAGTTAACTGAAGATGATTTTACACTTATAATTAAAGATGAATTTTATAGGATATTTATTGAAACAAAAGTAGATGAAATAAGCGAAAAACTTTCAAGTATCCTAAAAAAAGATATAAATTTTTCATTAGTGACTGGTGAGAATAAAAAAGTTGAAAAATCAGACACTAATGACGAAACAAATGGAACGATAAATAAGCTAAAAAATATTTTTAATGATGAATTAATTATTAAATAGGAGGAAAATATGGCTAGAAATTTTAGAGGCGGAATGCCAAATATGAACAATATGATGAAACAAGTAAAGAAGATGCAAGAGGAAATGGAAAAGGCTCAACAAGAACTTGAAGAAAAAGAATTTACATCTTCTGCTGGTGGCGGAGTTGTTGAAGCAACTGTTACTGGTAAAAAAGTAGTAACATCTATTAAAATTAACCCAGATGTAGTTGATCCTGATGATGTTGATATGCTTCAAGATCTAATTATGGTTGCAATAAATGACGCAGCAAGCCAAGCTGATAAGTTTAATGAAGAAAATATGGGCAAACTAACTGGTGGAATTAATATTCCTGGTTTAATGTAATGGCGATTTTACCTGAATCATTAAATAATTTAATAGAACAATTTCAAAAATTACCTACTATAGGCAGAAAAAGTGCAGAAAGACTTGCAATGAGCATAGTAGACGAAGATACAAAGAGTGTTGAAGATTTTTCAAAAGCTTTAATGGAAGTTAAAAAAAGAATTCACCACTGCAATATTTGTGGCAATCTCACAGAAGAAGAAACTTGCAAGATTTGTAGAGATTTTACAAGAGATGAAGAATATCTTTGTATTGTTGAAGATGTAAGAAATCTCATTGCTATCGAAAAATCTGGTGCCTATAGAGGAAAATACCATGTTTTGGGTGGGCTTATTTCGCCATCAGATGATATAAGCCCAGATAAATTAAATATTGATAAGCTTTTAGATCGATTAGATAAAGAGAATATCAAGGAAATAATCCTCGCCATTGCTTCGACAATAGAAGGGGAGACAACAATTCTATTTATAACTAATCTTCTAAAGGGAAGAAATATTAAAATTTCAAAAATTGCCCAAGGCATCCCAGTAGGTTCTCACCTAGAGTATTTTGACCAACTCACCCTAGAAAGAGCTCTGGAAGATAGGAGAGACGTAAGTGAATAAGCTAAAAAAATTGTTGGTAATAATTATTCCTGTTTTATTGCTAACAGGTTGCATTTTGATTCAAAAAAATAAGTCTAAGAAAGTTGGAAAAATCGAAAAAGACGTGATTGAAGTTAGCAAAAAACCGACAACAAATAAAGTTAATGTTAAAACCTCAACCTTTGCCTCAGATATTATTATGGATAAGCTATGCGCTAGCAATGAAAATTATGACTACATGAAGGTTAATAACCTTTCTCAGATTGAGTCATTAAACTTTGATATAGCAATAGTGCCTGCTTACCAGGTGGTTGATCTATATAATAAAACTGATGGAAATATTAAAGTCGCAGCAATAACTTTAGTTAATAACATTAATATAATAAGCGATAAACAAATTAATAATCCAAAAGATATGGCAAGAAAAACTATTATGGTACCTGAATTAAATGAGTCAATGAACAAATTAATTGAATCTAGACTTGGTTTTATAAAGACTCTTATGAGGATAAACATAGAATTTTATTACAATCAAAAAGATTTAGTTAAAAATCTTGACAATTCAGAAAATGTCCTTGCAATACTTTCAGAACCTTACTATTCCAAAGCAATAGCAAAGAGGTCTTATTACACTTTTGACATAAACAAAGCAATAGCGATGCTACCAAACTCAAAAGCCGATTCTGATAGTGACTTTTTGTCTGAAGTAATTATTGTTAATAAGAATTATCTAAAAGATAATAAGGAGAGTTTTGATAAGTTCTTAGTGGAATTTAAAAAAGCCCAACAAGAAATTAATGAAGAAACTGTTTTGTCACAAGCTATTATAAATAATTACGATATAACAAATGAAGAGGCTATAAAAATTTATAAATCAATGGAAAATACCTTCATAGATTCAGATACTATGGCAGGGGTATTTGAAATTTATATGGACAAATTAGAAAATTTAGATAAAAATATATTCGGCGGAAAAAGACCAACGGATGATCTATACTATAAGAACTAAAAACTCCCTTTTGGGAGTTTTTTATGTGGAAATTTATACGATTTTTAAATGAAAATTATTGGCATATATATATTAGTGGTAGTAGATATGTACTTAAAAAAATAAACGCTGAATAATCAACGTTTACAAGGTGTTTGGTGGAGATGAAGGGAACTTGCAGCCTTATTTTCATAATGTTGATATATGAATAATATAAGGCTGCTACAAAAATCTATGTTACGAAAAATGTTACGGAATATTAATTTTTCTAGTCACTCATAAAATCTTCAAACTTTGAGATGCTTTTTCTTTCTTTAATTTTTGAAATATGAACATAAATATTTAATGTGGTTTCAATATTAGAGTGTCCTAGCCTGTGTTGAACGTCTTTTATATCCATACCTGCTTCAAAACAAAGACTAGCGTGTGTGTGTCTTAATGAGTGAAGTCTAATTTTTCTTAAGTCATTATTTTTAAGCACCCTTAAAAATCTTTTCCTAGGGGCATTATGACTTGTTAATTCAAGCGATTTATCGGTAAATACATATTTCTGAGTTTTTCCCTTGATCACAGTTTTTTTATAAATTTCTGATTGTTTCTGCTTCCATTCTAATAACAATTTAATAGTCATGCTGTCAATTGTAATAATCCTGGTAGAGTTTTTTGTTTTTGTAGAGCTAATAAACTTCTTGTTGTCCTTATAAACAGATAAGCTTTTATTAATGCTTATTGTTCGTCGCTTAAAGTCAATATCTGCCCATTCTAGAGCTTGTAATTCGGATTTTCTCATACCTGTATATGATAAAATCCAAAAATAGCAAAACCACATAAGATCAAGATCTTTTTTACAAGCTGCTAGAAATTCTTTTAATTCATCTTTTTCCCAAAATTCTATTGATTCATAGCGGTCTACACTATTTACATTAGTGATAGGGTATATCACAGATAAAGCAGGATTATAATCAACTATATCCCTACTTATTGCATAATCAAAAACTCTTTTGATCTGAGCATTAATTTTACTAAAGCTAGCAAGTTCTTTTGACTTTCTGTTGGTCAACTCTTGCAGCATAGCTGTTGTGATACTTTTTAGCGGTTTATTTCCAATAAAAGGATAAATATGAGAGTTGAAAAGACTTTTAGTTCTTTGATAGGAAGAATATTTTACAGTCTTGCTATAAAGTTCTAACCAATTTTCACCAATTTCTTTAAAAGTCGGATTTTTCTTTCTACGTAAATTTTCATTTCTTAGATTAGCATAAGCTAGTTCAGCTTGTTTTTTACTTGTAAATCCAGACCTATTAGTTCTGATTTCTTTTCCAGTTACATCATCTGTTCCTAAATAAGCATTAAACTTATACCTAAGATCCCCATTTTTATCCCTGTAGCTTTTTATATTCATAATTACCTCTAACCTTAAAATTATTAAAACGTAATAAAAAACAAACAAAAAAAATTTAGAAACGCAGAAATATCGGTTTCTAAAATTAATTATATCATATTATGATAAAAAATGGTAGCTGCTATTAAAAGAATTACAAAAAATAATAAATGGTTAAACAAAAAAACCTTATTTATTTAATGATTTTAGATAATCTTTTATAACTTGTCTTTTTTCAGGTGGTAAGTCTATATAGGATTCTAGGATCTTAACGTCTAGTTCTTCAAGATTGAATTGTTTGGAGATAGAGTCAAGAAAAGAGTCCTTTGTTTCGATAAACATTTCACCGTTGCCAGTTCTTAACCAATCTTCATTTACATTGTAGGCAAGGCAAATAGACTTAATAACTTGATCGGTAGGGTTATTTGTTCCGGTTTCAAGTTGGGAAATAGAGCTTCTTTTTAATCCTATATTCTCACCAAATTTTTCTCCAGATAATCCTAGAGCTTTTCTAATCTTTTTAATTCTATCTTTCATAGCGTTCTCCTGTTTATATTATAATCTAATTTTACAAATTATCAAGATAAATGTTTTTAGAATAAACAAAATCGTTGACAAAGTTTTTGAAATGACATATAATGTTTTTAGAGAAAACAAAAGGAGTTAAAAATGATTATTGAAATAAATAAAACATTAACTGAGAGCGAGCGAGAAGATGTTTATGAAATAGTAAATCTTCTTGTAAACTTAGATGAAGAAGTTAAAAAGAAATTATTGTATATGATGTTAGGGATAGAGTTGCTTGGAGCAACGGTTGAAGAAAAGACAATGGAGGTAGTAAATGAGCAATACTAGTTCAGAGTGGGACGATAAAGATTTTTACACTTATAGGATTGAGGAGATAAATAAAAAAATTGAGGAAGTAAAAAAAGAAATATGGGAAAAGAAGAATTTTTAGAAAATATAAGAAAGATTATATCAAATAATCAAGATGTGTATGGGATAAAAAATGATGAAGATCTTAAGGATATATCAGTATTTTTAGGAATTAACTTTAAAAGATGGTCTGAGGAAGAAATATATACTTATTTAAAAGGAATGTATGACATGATTAATATATTAAATAATCCGTGGAATTATTTTGAAGGTTGTAAATACGAATAATAACAGGTGAAATTATGGAAATTAAAAGCAATCTACCAAGAGTTAAAAAAGATATAGAAAAGGACTTTTTAAAGTTGTCAGAACTCAGAGAGTACCTGGGTTGTGGCAATGAAACAATATATAAAATGTGTGAGAATGGGTTGCCTAGATACCAGCCTTATGGAAAAACAATTTTATATTATAAGCAAGATGTAATTGACTATATCTTAAAGCACGAATTATAAGAAAGAAAGGCTATCATGTTTGATTATTATTATAGGGAAGAAGCAGAGCAATTTTCATTTATCAGGATCCCGAAGCAGCTTTTTATAGATCCAGCATTTTCAGATTTATCGACAGATGCAAAATTGGTGTATGGATTGTTATTAGATAGAATGAGTTTATCTAGGAAAAACAATTGGTTTGATGAGGATAATAGAGTTTATATAATATTTGCAATCGAAGATATTATTGACACTTTAAATTGTGCCAGAGGTAAAGCAGTTAAGGTTTTACAAGAATTAGATACTGAAAGTGGTGTTGGTTTAATTGAAAAGAAAAGATTAGGACTAGGAAAGCCGAATATAATTTATGTAAAAAATTTTATAAGAAGCGTAATAATTATAGAAGAAAATGAAGAAAATGACGTAGGAACGTTGAAATCGTCAAGAAGTTCGAAAATCGAACTTCAAGAAGTCCAAAAATCGAACTTCAAGAAGTTCGAAAATCAAACTTCAAGAAGTCCAAAAATCGAACTTCAAGAAGTTCGAAAATCGAACTCTAATAATACTAATTATAATAAGACTAATATTAATAAGACTGATTATAATAAGACTAATAATATGAGTGACGCTGACGATGACTCAGAAATCAAAAATTTACAAAAAGTCATTGACTGCTGGAATAGCTTGCCCGATGAGATAAATAAAATAATAGCATATAATCCAAGCAGGATTAATAATATTAATAATTTAGTAAATAAATATGGCATCGAGCTTGTATGTAAGGCAATTAAGTCAATAGCAGAAACGGATTTCTTGTTGGGTAAGAAAACAAAATGGAAGATCAACATAGATTGGTTCTGTGAGGAAGACAACTTTGTCAAGGTTTTGGAGGGTTATTATCAAGATCAGACAAAAACAATGAATGAGAGTTCTGAAAATAAAAATTCTATAGCAGATATAGCTAGAGCTAGAAGATTAAGAAGGCTAGCGGAAAGCACTAAAAATTAAGGAGATTGGTTATGCTAAACTTAACATACGAAGATATAAGTGAGTGTATATTAATCACAAACATGATAGTGGACTGTAAAATTAGAGATTTTAAAGACTTAATTATGTACTGCATAGATGAGTTTGAAAATGATTTTAACAAGAATAGTAGTAATGTGCCAATGATTGAAACAGTTATAAAAAACCCTGAATATTTCAAGATATTTATTGACTCTAATAATAAAAAAATATCAGAAGATTTTATTAGTCATCATGCTATGTAATTATATAAATTAACAATTGTGATAAAAGATTGCAAAATATAAGCTAGTAATTTAGAAAATTCAAGTGAAAATATTATTGCAATGTGATAAAATAGCTATAGTAACAAAAAAGGAGAGAGTTATGATAATATTTTTAATGGTATTGGGCATAATTTTTGCAATCTTATCTGTTGGTGTTGTTTTTATACCTTATTTTGCTTTGCTTATATTCGGTATGGACTTTGTTGTAGTATTTTTACTCCCAGGAGCTATAAATAATTATTTTGGAAATAAAGTTATACCCGATAATTTTTTATTAAATATAATAATTGTGCTTATATATTTAGCATTGACTCTTTATTTATTATATAAAAACAAAAAAGCATATTTTCTTGTGGTTTCTGCTGTTGCTTTTTTAATGTATGCTAGTGGACTACAAGAAAAAACATTACCTATATGGGTTATGACAATAATGTATCTAGCGTTTATACTCTCAAGATTAACGGTAGCTTTTGGATTTAAAATATTATCTGGCAGACCACCTCAGAATGGATCAGAAGCAGAGAATGATTATTTTTATAATACTGATCAGAACGACACTACACACGACGGAAACTCAAATAACAATATTCAAAACGATATTTCTGAATTTAAAGACAGTTTTGAAAGTGCCTGTGATATGTTAAATTTATCATATAATTGCTCGTTTGCTGATGTAAAGAACAATTACAGAGTGTTTGCAAAACAATATCACCCTGATGTAAACAATGACGATTCGTCTACAAGAAAGCTTCAAAAAATCAATGAAGCATACAACTTTTTAACCGAAGATAATATTGGAATTTATCAAAAATTAAAATAAAAAGTATCAAGATAAATCTAAATAAAACACCTGCCTGATTCGATCAGGCTTGTTGTTTTCCTTAAAGTTATCACGAAATAATAAAAATTTAATAAAACACTTGACATATTATTATAATATGATAAAATATAAGTGTAAGAAAAAATATTATCAAATGCTAATAAAAGTTTGAGATAAAACTTTAGCTATGATAAACAGGAGGTGCTAAATAAAAAAAATTGCGTTAGCAGCTATTATAGCCAGTAATTTGCTAAATCCGATGACTGTCAATGCAAGTGCAGACAGTCAAATAATGGTCAAAGAAGTTAAAGATAAAGCTGAAATTGACGATCTAGCAAAAAATAAAAGCAACAATGGCAGCTGGTATATGTTAAACAAAGATGGAGAAACTAAATATTTCTACATAACTGATAATGGAGAAGTTGAAATACACGATAAAGATCCTAATCAGGAAGCATCAGACAAGTATGGCAGTTTAGAAAAAGGGAATGTGAACATAAAAGTTGGTGGGCAAAAAGAATATCAAAGCCTATTAGTCAACTTAAAAACCAAAACAGGTGAACATTTACCGATTGATCTCAATGAATCTGAAATAAAAGCTGTCATACCAGTAGGCGAGTATGAAATTGATAGTGTAAGCATCGTAGATAAAAACGGTTACATGAAAGACACTAAATATGATGTTGATAAGCAATATTTCACAGTAGAAAAAAACAAGGACTATAATCTAGACTTAAAAATAAATGAAGTTATTGATGTAAGTGATAAGTCAATAGATGATTTAGTGGGAGAAGAAAAAGAAGATAAGGAGATGACAGCTGATAAGAATAATACAAGCGATAACGAAGAATCAACAAATATCGTAGAAGATAAAAAAATCGATAAATCTAATAACTCAATTTTAAAATATATTACA
This genomic window from Anaerococcus murdochii contains:
- a CDS encoding glycogen-branching protein; amino-acid sequence: MNTRDYINGKSAEGYEFFGAHNRKGKDYIFRLLAPNAKNVYLAGDFNNWEKITLRKYPTGVFSVTIDECSEKDRYQYFIEDENGNVYKKLDPYSKKICLNEEVSVIENFSYKYKYKKVPTKPKNIYQVHLGSIFRGKDDKKKVYEDLVGHIKNNNFSHVQIMPISEYKNYKQMGFSSIDLFAFSERYGNLDDFKYFVDLLHKEKIGVIVELDIAEFDPDFLYLDRFDGTNLYNYDYDNIKYNYYGSMNFDPDKNLVKSYLLSLVNYYQKELRIDGLYFPAAENMVYWQGDRNRGVNEFWLELIREINALIKTNKGYSIAGYNGVYEEFNLGFDLIFDSEFRKIVEVFQKIPMERAGYQSYIRNLIQNGSSTKVFGFSYVDSFLNEANLAMKMYSEDKKIDQLKTLFTFLMTLKSSKLIFMGDELADMRTFSIYDEFNAGEIVNKNFNEYYKDLARIFLSTKPLNEDDSEIKIFDVDGYSIYAYERSFENESYLIIVNFTDIGYEITSSYKLNEIINSNDLKYEGSGNINGKLNKGEEIRIEAFGSAIFKIEK
- the cbpB gene encoding cyclic-di-AMP-binding protein CbpB; this translates as MIGEKFTKLFNKPTANLMVPSSQVAVVNENDSLLHASLVLSSSGYQIIPVVDDNNCIRGLISIPLIVRSFDDLSLFNEDKLAAHKVKEAMNQVVPILFDNYELEDVISLLIDNNFVCVALKNGYFLGIIPRKVVLERFTQVAHNIEKEYDLIEK
- the dnaX gene encoding DNA polymerase III subunit gamma/tau, yielding MAKALYRQYRPKVFDQVFGQDKVVNVLKNQIKNKNFSHAYLFAGERGCGKTSAAKIFAKAINCLNPQDGSPCLECENCRAIEEETSLDVVEMDAASNRRIDDIRNLRDNVIYPPANLKYKVYIIDEAHMITREAFNALLKIMEEPPKHLVFILATTEIDKIPKTILSRVQKFEFYKIDSSKIREQINIILNDQNVKMENEAIDLIIRKAKGAMRDALSILDQVLSFDKEEYFLKDVEFILGSVDFEKINKLVTSIIAKDQRESLKDLVAIRDDGKSNLDIVDSLINFYRDLMVLKVSGDDTSFENKERLDLLKEKIEDISLERIITSLDVLNDYFIKINSSSNTDILSEVLVLRLIDTVDMNSLISRVEKLERLGQSDIVDIINRIIDNRLDNFTPILNSQKQLPIKKEIEIENSIEDNSEEFIPNEELDQPIVDEIIDNKDNIPEPTILDPKTVHSIRDMVVSTSGTMLNTLFKDEGFNYKLTEDDFTLIIKDEFYRIFIETKVDEISEKLSSILKKDINFSLVTGENKKVEKSDTNDETNGTINKLKNIFNDELIIK
- a CDS encoding YbaB/EbfC family nucleoid-associated protein: MARNFRGGMPNMNNMMKQVKKMQEEMEKAQQELEEKEFTSSAGGGVVEATVTGKKVVTSIKINPDVVDPDDVDMLQDLIMVAINDAASQADKFNEENMGKLTGGINIPGLM
- the recR gene encoding recombination mediator RecR — encoded protein: MAILPESLNNLIEQFQKLPTIGRKSAERLAMSIVDEDTKSVEDFSKALMEVKKRIHHCNICGNLTEEETCKICRDFTRDEEYLCIVEDVRNLIAIEKSGAYRGKYHVLGGLISPSDDISPDKLNIDKLLDRLDKENIKEIILAIASTIEGETTILFITNLLKGRNIKISKIAQGIPVGSHLEYFDQLTLERALEDRRDVSE
- a CDS encoding substrate-binding domain-containing protein gives rise to the protein MNKLKKLLVIIIPVLLLTGCILIQKNKSKKVGKIEKDVIEVSKKPTTNKVNVKTSTFASDIIMDKLCASNENYDYMKVNNLSQIESLNFDIAIVPAYQVVDLYNKTDGNIKVAAITLVNNINIISDKQINNPKDMARKTIMVPELNESMNKLIESRLGFIKTLMRINIEFYYNQKDLVKNLDNSENVLAILSEPYYSKAIAKRSYYTFDINKAIAMLPNSKADSDSDFLSEVIIVNKNYLKDNKESFDKFLVEFKKAQQEINEETVLSQAIINNYDITNEEAIKIYKSMENTFIDSDTMAGVFEIYMDKLENLDKNIFGGKRPTDDLYYKN
- a CDS encoding site-specific integrase; protein product: MNIKSYRDKNGDLRYKFNAYLGTDDVTGKEIRTNRSGFTSKKQAELAYANLRNENLRRKKNPTFKEIGENWLELYSKTVKYSSYQRTKSLFNSHIYPFIGNKPLKSITTAMLQELTNRKSKELASFSKINAQIKRVFDYAISRDIVDYNPALSVIYPITNVNSVDRYESIEFWEKDELKEFLAACKKDLDLMWFCYFWILSYTGMRKSELQALEWADIDFKRRTISINKSLSVYKDNKKFISSTKTKNSTRIITIDSMTIKLLLEWKQKQSEIYKKTVIKGKTQKYVFTDKSLELTSHNAPRKRFLRVLKNNDLRKIRLHSLRHTHASLCFEAGMDIKDVQHRLGHSNIETTLNIYVHISKIKERKSISKFEDFMSD
- a CDS encoding helix-turn-helix domain-containing protein, producing the protein MKDRIKKIRKALGLSGEKFGENIGLKRSSISQLETGTNNPTDQVIKSICLAYNVNEDWLRTGNGEMFIETKDSFLDSISKQFNLEELDVKILESYIDLPPEKRQVIKDYLKSLNK
- a CDS encoding helix-turn-helix domain-containing protein — encoded protein: MEIKSNLPRVKKDIEKDFLKLSELREYLGCGNETIYKMCENGLPRYQPYGKTILYYKQDVIDYILKHEL
- a CDS encoding replication initiator protein A, which codes for MFDYYYREEAEQFSFIRIPKQLFIDPAFSDLSTDAKLVYGLLLDRMSLSRKNNWFDEDNRVYIIFAIEDIIDTLNCARGKAVKVLQELDTESGVGLIEKKRLGLGKPNIIYVKNFIRSVIIIEENEENDVGTLKSSRSSKIELQEVQKSNFKKFENQTSRSPKIELQEVRKSNSNNTNYNKTNINKTDYNKTNNMSDADDDSEIKNLQKVIDCWNSLPDEINKIIAYNPSRINNINNLVNKYGIELVCKAIKSIAETDFLLGKKTKWKINIDWFCEEDNFVKVLEGYYQDQTKTMNESSENKNSIADIARARRLRRLAESTKN
- a CDS encoding J domain-containing protein — protein: MIIFLMVLGIIFAILSVGVVFIPYFALLIFGMDFVVVFLLPGAINNYFGNKVIPDNFLLNIIIVLIYLALTLYLLYKNKKAYFLVVSAVAFLMYASGLQEKTLPIWVMTIMYLAFILSRLTVAFGFKILSGRPPQNGSEAENDYFYNTDQNDTTHDGNSNNNIQNDISEFKDSFESACDMLNLSYNCSFADVKNNYRVFAKQYHPDVNNDDSSTRKLQKINEAYNFLTEDNIGIYQKLK